A single region of the Gossypium arboreum isolate Shixiya-1 chromosome 12, ASM2569848v2, whole genome shotgun sequence genome encodes:
- the LOC108478151 gene encoding cannabidiolic acid synthase-like 1, with the protein MFPSLFVILLSVSWKSSSTLAYPSEGFLHCLSLHFANSTSISKLVYTQRNSSFSSVLKSSAQNFRFTTPSTPTPLFIITPLQPSHIQAAIYCSRIHGLHVRTRSGGHDFEGLSYTTANYIIPFVVIDLVNLRSVQVDVEKATAWVESGATIGELYYGIAQKSRTLAFPAGLFYTVGVGGQFSGGGYGPLFRKYGLAADNVIDARLIDAKGRILDRKSMGDDLFWAIRGGGGGSFGIVLAWKLKLVAVPANVTVFTVRKTLEQNATKLVHRWQSIAHKFPKELLMSIFISSVKSSEADKKMTIQANFSSMFLGSIDELVPLMEERFPEFGLVRDDCLEMSWVEAILSAQGRVQLETLLERHQKTGVSQTFFKAKFDYVKQPIPEMGLEGLWPMFYEEEAKMANIFLVAYGGKMDEIPETEIPFPHRAGTIYSIIYVVDWDEKDNRNSKRFLNWIRRVYDYMTPYVSNSPREAYVNYKDLQIGSNNMFSCKGSYAQAKIWGRKYFKNNFDRLVYVKTKVDPENFFRHEQSIPPLSCF; encoded by the coding sequence ATGTTCCCTTCTCTTTTTGTTATTCTCCTCTCTGTGTCATGGAAAAGTAGTAGTACTTTAGCTTATCCTTCTGAGGGGTTTCTTCATTGCCTTTCCCTTCATTTCGCTAACTCCACTTCCATTTCAAAGCTCGTTTACACACAACGTAATTCTTCATTCTCCTCTGTTTTGAAGTCATCTGCTCAAAATTTCAGGTTCACAACACCATCTACTCCCACACCTTTGTTCATTATAACACCACTGCAGCCATCCCACATCCAAGCAGCAATTTATTGCTCCAGGATACATGGACTGCATGTCAGAACTCGAAGTGGGGGTCATGACTTTGAGGGTCTTTCTTATACTACAGCAAATTATATAATTCCATTTGTTGTGATCGATTTGGTGAATCTTCGATCGGTTCAGGTTGACGTTGAAAAAGCTACAGCCTGGGTTGAATCTGGTGCAACTATTGGTGAATTGTACTATGGAATTGCTCAGAAAAGTAGAACTCTTGCCTTTCCGGCTGGTCTTTTCTACACTGTGGGTGTTGGTGGACAATTCAGTGGGGGTGGCTATGGACCACTGTTTCGAAAATATGGTCTTGCAGCAGATAATGTAATTGATGCTCGTTTAATTGATGCCAAAGGGAGAATTCTTGATAGAAAATCCATGGGAGACGATTTGTTTTGGGCCATTCGAGGAGGTGGTGGGGGTAGCTTTGGGATAGTCCTTGCTTGGAAATTGAAATTGGTAGCAGTTCCAGCTAATGTTACTGTTTTTACAGTGAGGAAAACGTTAGAGCAAAATGCGACCAAACTTGTTCATCGGTGGCAGTCTATTGCGCACAAGTTTCCTAAAGAATTACTCATGTCCATTTTCATATCCAGTGTGAAATCAAGTGAAGCCGATAAGAAGATGACAATTCAGGCTAATTTTAGTTCCATGTTTCTTGGAAGCATTGATGAGCTTGTTCCATTGATGGAAGAAAGATTCCCTGAATTTGGACTAGTGAGAGACGATTGCTTGGAAATGAGTTGGGTTGAAGCCATCCTTTCAGCCCAAGGAAGAGTACAGTTGGAAACTTTGCTTGAACGACATCAAAAAACGGGTGTTTCTCAGACATTCTTTAAGGCAAAATTTGATTATGTAAAACAGCCTATTCCTGAAATGGGGTTGGAAGGATTGTGGCCTATGTTTTATGAGGAAGAAGCAAAGATGGCAAATATATTCCTTGTGGCTTATGGAGGGAAAATGGATGAGATTCCCGAGACTGAAATTCCATTTCCCCATAGGGCTGGCACCATCTACAGCATCATATACGTGGTGGATTGGGATGAAAAGGATAATAGAAATTCCAAAAGGTTCTTGAATTGGATAAGGAGAGTTTATGATTATATGACACCTTACGTGTCAAATTCTCCAAGAGAAGCATATGTTAATTACAAAGATCTCCAAATTGGATCCAATAATATGTTCAGTTGTAAAGGGAGCTATGCACAAGCCAAGATTTGGGGTCGTAAATATTTCAAAAACAACTTCGATAGGTTGGTATATGTAAAGACGAAGGTTGATCCAGAAAACTTCTTTAGGCATGAACAAAGCATTCCCCCTCTTTCATGTTTCTGA
- the LOC108478150 gene encoding cannabidiolic acid synthase-like encodes MFPFLFVVLLSLSWRINASALPVQEFLHCLSLRSPNSSIAKLVYTQNNSSYSSVLKSAAQNFRFTTPSTPTPLAIVTPLHASHIQAAVYCCRKHGLQVRTRSGGHDFEGLSYASAYKVPFVVIDLVNLRSVRVNVEKATAWVESGATVGELYDEIARKSKTLGFPADNVIDARLIDVKGRILDKKSMGEDLFWAIRGGGGGTFGIVLAWKLKLVAVPANVTVFTVRKTLEQNATKLVHRWQSIAHKFPKEMHLSIAIARANSSEDEEKMTIQASFTSTFLGSIDELIPLMEEKFPELGLVKEDCLEMSWAESNLYSFLFLLRSPSETLLNRNQKSSISKTFFKAKSDFVKQPIPESAFEGLWSKFYEDEAKSAIMVFVAFGGKMDEILETEYPYPHRAGNLYTILYTVDWEEKENINSEKFMSWMRRVYNYMTPYVSKSPREAYINYRDLDIGTNKINNRKRSYAKARVWGVKYFKNNFNRLVNVKTIVDPQNFFRHEQSIPPLFLLWKRSDHKKHLSS; translated from the exons ATGTTTCCATTTCTCTTTGTTGTTCTCCTCTCCTTGTCATGGAGAATTAATGCTTCAGCTCTGCCTGTTCAGGAATTTCTTCATTGCCTTTCCCTTCGTTCTCCGAACTCGTCTATTGCAAAACTCGTTTACACACAAAATAATTCGTCATACTCCTCTGTTTTGAAGTCAGCTGCTCAAAATTTCAGGTTCACAACACCATCTACGCCTACACCTTTGGCCATTGTAACGCCACTGCATGCATCCCACATCCAAGCTGCAGTTTATTGTTGCAGAAAGCATGGACTTCAAGTCAGGACTCGAAGTGGGGGTCATGACTTTGAGGGTCTTTCTTATGCTTCAGCTTATAAAGTTCCGTTTGTTGTGATCGATTTGGTGAATCTTCGATCGGTTCGGGTTAACGTTGAAAAAGCTACAGCATGGGTTGAATCTGGTGCAACTGTTGGTGAACTGTACGATGAAATTGCTCGGAAAAGTAAAACTCTTGGCTTTCCAGCTG ATAATGTAATCGATGCTCGTTTAATTGATGTTAAAGGGAGAATTCTTGATAAAAAATCCATGGGAGAAGATTTGTTTTGGGCCATTCGTGGAGGTGGTGGTGGTACCTTTGGGATAGTCCTTGCTTGGAAATTGAAATTGGTCGCAGTTCCAGCTAATGTTACAGTTTTTACAGTGAGGAAAACGTTAGAGCAAAATGCGACCAAACTTGTTCATCGGTGGCAGTCTATTGCGCACAAGTTTCCCAAAGAAATGCACCTGAGCATTGCCATAGCAAGGGCGAATTCAAGTGAAGATGAGGAGAAGATGACAATTCAAGCAAGTTTTACTTCCACGTTTCTTGGAAGCATTGATGAGCTTATTCCATTGATGGAAGAGAAATTCCCTGAACTTGGACTAGTGAAAGAAGATTGCTTGGAGATGAGTTGGGCTGAATCTAATCTCTACTCTTTCCTATTTTTACTCAGATCACCATCGGAAACTTTACTTAATAGGAATCAAAAGTCATCTATTTCAAAAACATTCTTCAAAGCAAAATCTGACTTCGTAAAACAGCCCATTCCTGAATCGGCATTTGAAGGATTGTGGTCCAAGTTTTACGAGGATGAAGCAAAATCTGCAATTATGGTATTTGTGGCTTTTGGGGGCAAAATGGATGAGATTCTTGAGACCGAATATCCATATCCTCACAGAGCTGGTAACCTCTACACCATCTTATACACAGTAGATTGGGAAGAAAAGGAAAATATAAACTCTGAAAAGTTCATGAGTTGGATGCGGAGAGTTTACAATTACATGACCCCATACGTTTCAAAATCTCCACGAGAAGCATATATTAATTACAGAGATCTTGACATTGGGACGAACAAAATTAACAACCGCAAGAGAAGCTATGCAAAAGCTAGAGTTTGGGGTGTTAAATATTTTAAGAACAACTTCAATAGGTTAGTGAATGTAAAGACAATAGTTGATCCACAAAACTTCTTCAGACATGAACAAAGCATCCCTCCTCTTTTCTTATTGTGGAAACGGAGCGACCATAAAAAGCACTTAAGCTCATAG